Proteins from a single region of Gorilla gorilla gorilla isolate KB3781 chromosome 16, NHGRI_mGorGor1-v2.1_pri, whole genome shotgun sequence:
- the DTWD1 gene encoding tRNA-uridine aminocarboxypropyltransferase 1 isoform X4, producing MSLNPPIFLKRSEENNSKFVETKQSQTTSIASEDPLQNLCLASQEVLQKAQQSGRSKCLKCGGSRMFYCYTCYVPVENVPIEQIPLVKLPLKIDIIKHPNETDGKSTAIHAKLLAPEFVNIYTYPCIPEYEEKDHEVALIFPGPQSISIKDISFHLQKRIQNNVRGKNDDPDKPSFKRKRTEEQEFCDLNDSKCKGTTLKKIIFIDSTWNQTNKIFTDERLQVLSNFASGNPSSTSWHGLICLFGATGKFTCTFFLSQTWNQLFF from the exons ATGTCTCTCAATCCACCTATATTTCTCAAACgaagtgaagaaaataattcaaaatttgtGGAAACAAAACAGTCACAAACTACTTCCATAGCTTCAGAAGATCCCCTTCAAAACTTATGTTTAGCATCTCAAGAAGTTCTTCAAAAAGCTCAGCAAAGTGGGAGATCAAAATGTCTCAAATGTGGTGGTTCCAGAATGTTCTACTGCTATACATGTTATGTTCCAGTTGAAAATGTACCTATTGAACAGATTCCACTTGTGAAG CTTCCATTGAAGATTGACATCATTAAACATCCAAATGAAACAGATGGCAAAAGTACTGCTATACATGCAAAACTCTTAGCACCTGaatttgtaaacatttacacGTATCCTTGTATTCCAGAATATGAAGAAAAGGACCATGAA gtTGCACTCATTTTTCCTGGACCTCAGTCTATCTCaataaaagatatttcttttcatctGCAAAAAAGGATTCAAAATAATGTTAGAGGCAAAAATGATGACCCTGACAAGCCATCTTTTAAACGCAAAAGAACTGAAGAACAAGAGTTCTGTGATTTGAatgacagcaagtgcaaaggcacaacactgaaaaaaattatatttatagataGCACCTggaaccaaacaaacaaaatattcacTGATGAGCGActtcaag TTCTCTCAAATTTTGCCAGTGGAAACCCTTCAAGTACTTCATGGCATGGCCTCATTTGTCTTTTTGGTGCAACAGGCAAGTTCACTTgtactttttttctgtctcagaCCTGGAATCAATTGTTTTTCTAA